The Magnolia sinica isolate HGM2019 chromosome 10, MsV1, whole genome shotgun sequence genome includes a window with the following:
- the LOC131217173 gene encoding histone H4: MSGRGKGGKGLGKGGAKRHRKVLRDNIQGITKPAIRRLARRGGVKRISGLIYEETRGVLKIFLENVIRDAVTYTEHARRKTVTAMDVVYALKRQGRTLYGFGG, translated from the coding sequence atGTCAGGAAGAGGGAAAGGAGGGAAGGGATTGGGAAAGGGAGGAGCGAAGAGGCACAGGAAAGTGCTGAGAGACAACATCCAAGGAATTACGAAGCCTGCAATCCGTCGTCTCGCTCGTCGTGGTGGGGTCAAGAGAATCAGCGGTCTGATCTACGAGGAGACGAGAGGTGTCCTCAAGATCTTCCTTGAGAATGTCATCCGTGATGCTGTCACCTACACCGAGCACGCTCGCCGGAAGACTGTTACTGCCATGGATGTCGTCTACGCCCTCAAGCGCCAGGGCAGGACCCTGTACGGCTTTGGTGGTTAG